Sequence from the Gemmatimonadota bacterium genome:
GCGAGGCGGCGCGTTCGGTCCTGCCGAACGGCACCGAGACCAAGATCGTCGTGAGCGGGAATATCCGCGCCTGGCGGACCATGCTGGAACTGCGCCTGGGCGAGGGTGCCGAGCGGGAGATCCGGCGGCTCGCCGTCCGGCTGCTCGAGACGCTCCGGAAGGAGGCCCCCCGCTTCTTCGCCGATTTCGAGCTCTATCAGGCGGAGGATGGGGAGCGCGCGGGCCGGGTGGTCTACCACAAGGTCTAGCGGAGGGGGGCGGTGCCTCGCTTCCCGCACCGCATCTCCGTAGATTTCCGGAATGTCCATCACAGCGCATGCCCAGGAGACCCGCGCCGGGATCGGCCGGGCCGTGGCCGTCAGGCTGGGGACCCTTCGCGCGTGAATTGGCGTCCCGCCGTCCGGATTGATCGCTGCGTCTGCCAGCGGCTGCTCTTTGCGCAGCTGCTCCCGGTCGCGCGCGCCAACGGCTGGACGCTCGAGACGATCATGGACGAGACCGGTTGCGGCGACCAGTGCGGGATGTGTCGCCCCTACCTGCGGGCGATGCTGGCCGACGGCACCACCGTCTTCAGCGAGATCCTCGAGGACGTGGCCGACGACGTGGTCGTGCTCGGCGACGAGGCGAGCTGATCGTGCCGCCGCAAATCGCTCCCCAGCGTCCCGCCGCCGCGCGGAAGTGGCATGAGCGGCTCTTCACCACCGGGCCGCTCGTATTCGCGGCGCTGGTCAGCGGCTGGGCCTCGGTCGCGCTGTTGGCGTCGGAGCATTACGACACCGGCATGGCCGCGGCCGCCGTCGCGTCCTTCATCGCCCTCCTGACGCTTCGACGTGGACGCGTCCTCGCCGAACACCAGAAGAATTCGCTCTCCCGCGCGCTCGCGGCGGCCGCCCGCCGCAACGGCGAACTGGAGCGACTCCGCGACCTGGCCGCGGCGCTCCTCGCCGGCAACGATCTCGCGACCCTGAATCGCCAGGTGGCCCAGGCGGCCGCCGACCTGCTCGGCGCCGAGGGTGGTGCGATCATGCTGGTCGTCGAGGAAGGCCGCTTCGCCAAGGTGGTGGCGGGTTCCGGGCCGCTCCTCCCGGCGGTCGGGTCGCTGGTGCCGATGGAGCATTCGCTCGTGGGCATCGTGATCTCCGAGGACACCGCGCTCCTCGTCGACGACATGGAGAAGGATCCGCGCAACCATCCGCACGAGCAGCTGGCGGGCCGGCTCATCTCCGCGGCGATGGTGCCGCTCCGCTCGGCCGGGCTCGTGGTCGGCGCGGTCTGCGCCTACAACCGCAAGGATGGCCGGCCGTTCGAGGATCACGATCGTCAGCTGCTGCAGACCCTCGGCGACCAGGTCGTCCTCGGCCTCGACCGCACCACGGTGCTCGAGGAGCTGCGCCGCAACGAGCGGATGCTCGCAGCGAAGAACAAGGAGTTGCAGCGTGCCACGCAGCTCAAGAGCGAGTTCCTCGCCAACATGTCGCACGAGCTGCGGACGCCGCTCAACGCCATCATCGGCTTCTCCGACCTGCTGCTCACCGAGGGGCTCGGTCCGCTCGAGGATCAGCAGAAGGACTTCCTCGAGGCGATCCTCCGGAACGGTCGACACCTGCTCGGACTGATCAACGACGTCCTCGACCTCTCGAAGATCGAAGCGGGCCGGATGGAGCTGTCGCTGGCAAGCACCGACGTGCGCGACTGCATCAACGGGGCGATCACCGACACCGCCTCGCTGCGCACCGCGAAGAACCAGGAATGCGTCGTCGAGCTCTCCGAGGGGTCGACACTCGATGTCCTGGCCGACGGCGTGCGCGTCCGGCAGATCCTCTTCAACCTCCTCTCCAACGCCTCGAAGTTCACCGGCGAAGGGGGGCGGATCACCGTCTCGGCGGTGCGCACCGTGGCGCCGATGCCGGCCGCCGCCGGGGCGGGCGCGATGGACCGGGTGAAACTGTCCACGCGGGATGTCGTCTGGATCTCAGTCTCCGATTCAGGCGTTGGCATCCAGGCCGAGGATATGTCCAAGCTCTTCCAGGAATTCTCGCAGGTCGACACCTCCGCGTCGCGCGCGGCCCAGGGCACCGGCCTCGGGCTGGCGCTCTGCAAGCGCTTCGTGGAGCTGCATGGCGGCCAGATCGGCGTCGAGTCGATCTACGGGAAGGGGAGCACCTTCTGGTTCCTCATTCCGGTCGATGGCCCGCCCAAGCGGGCGGCGGCGAGCGGCTTCTAGTGCACGCCTCGCGACGCATCGGGCGCTGGCTCGGCCGGCTCGCCATCCTCCTGCAGGTCGGGGTGGCTGGGCTGCCGTTCGTCGACGCGGCGTTGTTCCACCGTGACCGCCCCGAACAGGCGGTGCACGTCGAGGCGGCCGGCGTCAGTTGTCACGCCGGCGATTGCGTCCTTGGCCAGACGCTGCAGTCCGCGGGCGAAGGCGTCCACGAGGCGGCGATCCCATCGCTGCTTGGGGACCTGGCCACCGTCGTGCGTCGCCCGGCGACGCCACCGATCGCGCGCCGCGCGGTCGGGATCCCCGTTGGTCCCCGCGCGCCTCCCAGCCAGAGCTGACCCACACACGCTGAATGTGACGGTCGCGTCCTCGCCCTCGGGTGAGTCGCGTGATCGTTCCCGTGGATCATCGCTTCTGCACTGGAGTCTGCTCATGCTGTTCCCCCTGTTGCTCGCTTCCCTCGCGACCGCGCCGGTCGTGCCCCGTCACATCGTTGCTCACTCCGTTGATCACCTGGTCGGCGCGGTCGTCTTGGCCGGCCGCGTCACCGACACCCTCGGCCAACCAATCGTCGAGGCGCGCGTCGTCGTCCTCGAGGCCAACCGTTCCACGACCACCGATGCCGAGGGTCGCTTCCGCATCGGCGGGATCCCGGAGGGGACCTACGGGATTTCGATCGCCGCGATCGGCTTCCGCCCGCGCGTCTATCGCCTCACCCTGAGCGGCGCCACGTCGACGCTCGAGGCGCGGCTGTTGCCGTCGGTGGTCGAACTCGCCGCCATCCAGACCACCGCCACGCCAGTGGGCACGTCGGTGCTCGAGTCGCCGCAGCCGCTCTCGGTCCTGCAGAGCGATGCGCTGGCCGCCGCGCAGGCGCCATCGCTCGGTGCGGTGCTTGAACTGCAGCCCGGGCTCCGCAATTCATCGACCGGCACCGGCATCGGCAAGCCGGTGATCCGCGGGCTCAGCAGCAATCGCGTGCTGATCCTCGACAACGGCCAGCGGATGGAGACGCAGCAGTGGGGCGACGAACACTCGCCAAACGTCGAGACCGCGACGGCCGAGCGGATTGAAGTGATCCGCGGGCCGGCGAGCGTGCTCTACGGCTCCGATGCGCTTGGCGGCGTGATCAACGTGGTGCAGCGCGAACTCCCCGATGCCAAGGAGCGCGGCGCGCTGTTGCGCGGCACCTTGAGCGGCAGCTACGCCAGCAATGGCCGCGCCCCCGACGGCTCGTTGTTGGTCGAAGGGGCGCGCGGCGTGATCGGCTTCCGCGCGACGCTCTCCGGCCGTCGGCAAGACGACGTCCGCACCCCCTCCGGCGCGCTCTTCAATTCGGGGCTAGCGATGCAGGGTGGCTCCGGCGCGCTCGGTGTCCGGGGTGATTGGGGTTCGGTGACCGCGACGGTGTCCCATCGCGCCGAGCGCCTCGAGATCCACGAAGACCCGAGCGAGGATCCGACGGCGACGCCATTCCAGCGCATCGGCTCGACGCGCGTGGCCGTCAACGGCAACATCGCGACGTCGGGTGGCGGGCGGCTCGACATCGACCTCGGCGGCGAACGGAATCGGCGGCGCGAGTTCGAGGCGACCGGCGCGACGGATGTCGCCCTCGGTTTGCTCTCGACCACGGGGACGGCCAACCTCCACCTGCATCAGGTCTTTGGCGGCGTGGCCACGGTGCTCGGACTCTCCGCCATGCACACCGCCTTCGAAAAGTCCGGGGAGGAGACGCTCGTCCCGAACAACTCGACGGGGAATGTCGGGGTCTACGGCTTCGGCCAGGTGGATCGCGGCCGCTGGCAGTTTTCCGGCGGGCGCGCTACGACTATCGGCGGCTGACCAACGAGGCCGACGCCGCGCTCGCGCTGGCCGCCGGCACGCGCAACTATTCGTCCGTGACCGGCAACGTCGGCGCACTCTATCGGGTGAACGAGCCGATCGCGCTGGTCGCCAACGTGGGCCGGGGCTTCCGGCGCCGTCGCCCTTCGAGCTGTTCTCGAACGGGGTGCATGAGGGGACCGTGCGCTTCGAGCGCGGCAACGCCGGCCTGAAGAACGAGACCTCCCTCAACGTCGACCTCGCCGTCCGCGCCCAGAGCAGTGCCGTGCAGGGCGAGCTCGGTGTCTTCCGCAACGCGATCGCGAACTACATCTACCCGAACCCGAGTGGCGTCGACGACCCGCAGTCGGGCTTCCAGATCTACGACATCACCCAGGGCGACGCGGTCCTGAGCGGCGTCGAAGCCGCCATGGAGTACCACCCGATCGACCGCGTGCACCTGCGCGTGGGTGGCGACTACACCCGCGGGCAGAACACCACCACCGACCAGCCACTCGCCTTCGTGGCGCCGCTGCGGGTAACCGGCGGCGTGCGCTACGAGGGACAGGGTCGGGCCGCGCCGTACGCCGAGGTGGGCGTCGAGCACAATACTCAGCAGACGCGCCTCGATCCCGAGGACACGGCGCCGGCCGCCTACACGCTGACGTCAGTGAGTGGTGGGGCCAAGCTGAACGTGGGAGCGCAGACGCTGCGCGTGGACCTGCAGGTGCGCAATCTCTTCGATGTGTCGTACCGGGCGTTCCTGAGCCGGTACAAGACGTACGCGGATGATCCGGGGCGGAATGTGAGTGTGCGGGTGGGGGTGGATTTCTAGGTAGTCGTTAGTCGTTGGTCGTTGGTCGTTAGAGTGCGAGAACTGTCATCCCGAACGAAGTGAGGGACCTGCGTGCTCACTACCACGCAGATCCCTCGCGTTGGTCGGGATGACGGACCTACACCCCTAACGACTAACGACTAACGACCAACGACCAACGACTAACGCCTATTTACCGCCACGCCCCGCGCAACTCCGCCTTCGCCGTCCACCCGGCCACCCGCGCGGCCAGAATCCGCGCGGCCAGCTGTGCCACCGCTTCGTCCTCTTCGCGGAACCAGGCGGGGGTTTCGCTGCCGAGGCAGAGCCAGCCGACGAATTCGTCGCCGATGTCGAGGCGCGCGGCGAGGAGGGAACGCACGCGCTGGGGATGGCTGCCCGGGAGCGAGGGCCACGGCGTCTCGCTGAAGCGGAGGTCG
This genomic interval carries:
- a CDS encoding (2Fe-2S)-binding protein translates to MNWRPAVRIDRCVCQRLLFAQLLPVARANGWTLETIMDETGCGDQCGMCRPYLRAMLADGTTVFSEILEDVADDVVVLGDEAS
- a CDS encoding GAF domain-containing protein, giving the protein MPPQIAPQRPAAARKWHERLFTTGPLVFAALVSGWASVALLASEHYDTGMAAAAVASFIALLTLRRGRVLAEHQKNSLSRALAAAARRNGELERLRDLAAALLAGNDLATLNRQVAQAAADLLGAEGGAIMLVVEEGRFAKVVAGSGPLLPAVGSLVPMEHSLVGIVISEDTALLVDDMEKDPRNHPHEQLAGRLISAAMVPLRSAGLVVGAVCAYNRKDGRPFEDHDRQLLQTLGDQVVLGLDRTTVLEELRRNERMLAAKNKELQRATQLKSEFLANMSHELRTPLNAIIGFSDLLLTEGLGPLEDQQKDFLEAILRNGRHLLGLINDVLDLSKIEAGRMELSLASTDVRDCINGAITDTASLRTAKNQECVVELSEGSTLDVLADGVRVRQILFNLLSNASKFTGEGGRITVSAVRTVAPMPAAAGAGAMDRVKLSTRDVVWISVSDSGVGIQAEDMSKLFQEFSQVDTSASRAAQGTGLGLALCKRFVELHGGQIGVESIYGKGSTFWFLIPVDGPPKRAAASGF
- a CDS encoding TonB-dependent receptor plug domain-containing protein, with protein sequence MLFPLLLASLATAPVVPRHIVAHSVDHLVGAVVLAGRVTDTLGQPIVEARVVVLEANRSTTTDAEGRFRIGGIPEGTYGISIAAIGFRPRVYRLTLSGATSTLEARLLPSVVELAAIQTTATPVGTSVLESPQPLSVLQSDALAAAQAPSLGAVLELQPGLRNSSTGTGIGKPVIRGLSSNRVLILDNGQRMETQQWGDEHSPNVETATAERIEVIRGPASVLYGSDALGGVINVVQRELPDAKERGALLRGTLSGSYASNGRAPDGSLLVEGARGVIGFRATLSGRRQDDVRTPSGALFNSGLAMQGGSGALGVRGDWGSVTATVSHRAERLEIHEDPSEDPTATPFQRIGSTRVAVNGNIATSGGGRLDIDLGGERNRRREFEATGATDVALGLLSTTGTANLHLHQVFGGVATVLGLSAMHTAFEKSGEETLVPNNSTGNVGVYGFGQVDRGRWQFSGGRATTIGG
- a CDS encoding TonB-dependent receptor → MHEGTVRFERGNAGLKNETSLNVDLAVRAQSSAVQGELGVFRNAIANYIYPNPSGVDDPQSGFQIYDITQGDAVLSGVEAAMEYHPIDRVHLRVGGDYTRGQNTTTDQPLAFVAPLRVTGGVRYEGQGRAAPYAEVGVEHNTQQTRLDPEDTAPAAYTLTSVSGGAKLNVGAQTLRVDLQVRNLFDVSYRAFLSRYKTYADDPGRNVSVRVGVDF